The Zea mays cultivar B73 chromosome 7, Zm-B73-REFERENCE-NAM-5.0, whole genome shotgun sequence DNA segment ctggattttaTATGAGAGCAGATAATCtgtattatataatctagattaaatgATCTGGGTGTAACTGTTTGGCAACTCAGTTTATTGGAACTTCGATTATTGGTTTTAGTAATATGTTGTGTGGCGGGGATAAGAAAAAAAATAGATAAAACATATTTTGTGTAAAGAGTGGCATCGGTGGATAATTTCTCCTGAAATTACTATGGGTATCGGGTCATTTTACCAAATAAGCTGAAATAAGCATTTGTTGAGCAGTTTATAGTATTATGATAATCCGGCATCCAGATTATATGATCTGTCCTAATAATTTGTCTCCTTGTTTCTCATCTAGATTATTTAAGCTGGATTACATAATCTGGTAGATCATATGCTGAAACATCGGTACAATGCGAATGGATCCATACTTAGAAGTATTTTCCCTGGCATACATGGGATGATGAGAACTGATGAGCGAGAGGAGGAATTCTGAAGGAATTTAATGGGGCGCATGACATCTTGACATTGGCGATCTCGAGATGCCAACTCCTCTGCGGCTACAATTTATTCTTCGACTGGTGTAGAGAATTGAACCTTTTCTCAGTCGGTTGAATGGTTGCTGCCCATGTCAGCGGGGAGAGGAGACTTGCGACAGTCCGTCAGtccgatgtgtggtcacaaacagGCTCGTCAACTTGCTGCCTGATGCCGAGGAAACAGCAAATTTGTCAGCTTGCTTGCCAGGAAATATCATATCATATCACATCATATGGGCTGCAGAATGTTACCATTGTGTTCACGGCATTTTTTTGGTTGGTGCCGGCTGGAAAGAGTTTTCCAAAGTTTGCACCATGTCTAATCATAGCTAGAAAGGATCAGAGACTGACCTGACCATGCTCATTTCTATTGCGAAACCTGTAACTGGCTCAGTGAAGCACGGAGCAGTTACAAAGAAACATTGAAGCCTGAGCAGTTACAAAGAAACATTGAAGCCTGAGCAGTTACATGCTCGGGTGCCGCCTGCCGGTGCGTGTTCGATTTCCACAATACAACTTGCGTCACTGGAGGCGAAAAAAGGTTCCAGACTTCCAGTGCAAACATAAAACACACATGCATGTAACGACGGCTGTCGACGCAAGCCAGTGCAGTACAACATTTGCCGATAAAAGTCAAACGGGTGCCTGACACCCCGTTTCACAGTCACAGCTAGATATTCTGCTCGCCAGAGCTCTTTTTTTTTTTGTCTGGTCCCAGTCTTTCTGAATTCTCTGAATCCCTGACGATCTCTTGAGATGCTCCAGGCCTGCCGCGCATGTGACAGACTTCCTGCGAAGGGGTTATGATTAGAGGACCCCACAAGTATTGGCTCCTGCCAATTTGCGCACAAGGAGGCAGCAGCCCACAGCCCAACAACTCCCGCGCCAAGAGATATGAACCTTGTATCTTTCACACAAAAGAACATAGCAAAAGGAACAGAACTGGTTCCAGTCTCCGTATCACAAATTACCAACAGCAGTAACACAGAGGGATAAAAAGAACTTCAAATTCTGGTGTGGAAGTGTCTCACATTGAGAAATAAGAAAAGAATCTGACATTTAATAATATTCTTAGGGCTTCTGAGTGTGAGATAGTCTGCATGCACATCCTTTGAATGTAAAACAGTTGGTATGGGTCCCTTTTAATTTTCTCTGCATATCTTTCTATTAAGAAAACATATTTACAAAAAAAAAAGCCCAACCACAACACACACCCACTAATTGTTCAGGAACACACTAGCGGATGAACCTATTATATGTATACGTGGCAGCAGTCATAAGCTGCTCCAAGCACCTAGCTCCAGTCATGCATTAGCGGTATTCTTACTCCCAAATTCATCCAAGGACAAGCTGGACACTGGGTGCAGCACCCTTAAAAACAGCCATTCTGATGCTTCCACAACATCCAGGCCCCTAAAGTCATCAGCGAGTTGAGACCCCGTTTCCAGTTTGATCAAACTGGTTCTCAACCACCATTCACAGAACACATCATCATTTCCTTGCGATTGGGTCCTAGATTGGAGAATCCAGCAGAAAACATATTTTGAGTGCATAGTAGCAAAATCTTCAACAAAGATTAGCCAAATAGAAAGAAAAAAGTGTGGACTGTGGACTATATACAGTTTGTCACAAAAGACTAAGAGAAACGAGCCTAGAGACAGAGCAGAAGCTTACGGGACTAAGAAGTATAAAAGCACCCATTTTGAGTTCCAAATGGTAAATTTTCCCCAAAAGATTCGCCAGACAGAGAGACCAAAAAAAGTTGAACTACATGTTTGTCACAAAAGAAATTTTACAAGACGAAAGCGCCTAGAGGCAGAACACAAGCCTAAGAGAGTAAGATGCCTATCTTTTGTACTGAAAATCATAAATCTACAAACACTATTCTGAAGACTTCTAGTACAATGGTTGGCTCCCTAATGGAAGAAACACAATATCGAAATTCTTATTTAATTATGGATGTGTTATTGCATGAATACAATTTCAAAGGACCACCATCATGGCAAGCAGCTTTTCGCAGGCACTACATTTGTACTAACAGTTAGTCAGCAAAACAGCCTACCATACACATCTTCAGGGCTATCTCAGCCATGCTGCAGATTTGACAGTGCAAAATAATACAAGATAACAGTATATATTAGTAGCCTAGTGTCATTTGCAATTTAGTTATAATAACTTATTGCTGCTACTTTGGGACAAATCTGAACTTTAATGTGCAAAGATGATTATCTCAACTTTGGGACAAATCTGAACAACAGTTATGCTATGCAACTACAATCAGCAGATGAAGGTAGCAGTGGACTTTGTTATGCAACAACAGCATTCTTAGGGGACATTGAAATAAAAAACAAACACAACAGAGAGGATGGCAAAATCATTTTTTTCATTTCTTTATTGCATATACAGTGTTGGATTCCCGATGTTTTTGTAGATGGCAAAAGCCATAGACAAAGATAGGATGACAGAGGAAAACAATCATATCTCAAGGATTCTAAAACTATAAAAAAAAATCTAGCCCTTTCTTCAACAGATATTATCTCCAGAAAGATATCATATTTAACTTAGGCCATGTTCACCTTCCACATGTGCAATTGTGTCACTGTATGACACATTATTGCCAAAGAATACAAGTCATCACTCAGCATACAACAGATGGTTGGTCTCCAATGACAAGACCGGCAACAAAATGAGAAGTTTAGCCCTCCATACTTAAGTTAGGATGATGACTCCAGTGAGACTAAAATGGATGAAAACAAATGCTAGCAGActcatcctgacctgaaaacgaaATGAGAAAAGAACTAAATTATCATAAAGAAAGAACCAGCAAAGAAAAAGGATATGTAATGGAATTACCGAATGTTATGTTCCCAAGTATTCCATTAAATCATCATCATGCAGCAAGTCATCAATATCTGGGATTGGACTACTGATACTGATATAGTCTAAAGGCAACCCCTCAAAGGAACTGCCAACAAACTTATCTTGTTCAGCATAGAAAGGAAAATCTATGAGTTGCTGCATATCTCCAGGAACAGAAGTTGAATTTCCACCACCTAGTATATGATCACCGTAAGGAATGCTATCAGTAGGTGCCCTGATACCCATGGGAACCACATGATGATCCATCATGGGAAGTGGTAGTGATTGTTTCGGAGGTAAGTTCTGATAACTGCTGGGAAGATTATTTAAACCAGTATGAGCATCTACAGGAAAACTATTTTCAGATCTCGGCCTTGTGCTGTCATTATTTTGATAAGGTATAGGCTGGTCACCCATATATATGCTTATAGGAGTAGGGTTTGCAGTTGGAGCACTATAGAAGCTATTAACCTCAGCACCAGGAGGATGGACCTGTACTTGAGCATCTCCTCTGTGTTGTAAAGCTTCAGTTGTGGTGCCCCCATGGTCAAAGGTGACAATCTGGTTTGACGTGCCTGGGATTTCTACTTGATCCAATCTATTCATATCAGGGATCAAATTTCTTGAGTTTTCTGGTGCATCAACAACTCTGTGTGCATCTGGCTCGGTAACAGTGGAGCTGTGGCGTGTTCTTTTTCTCTTTGGTGGTTCTTTTGCCTTACCAGGAACGATTTGATTAGGGCGTTTATTGTAAGCTCTTTCCCTTCCTCTTTTCGGAACATGCTCCACAGCAGATTGTGCAACTGGAGACAGATCTTGTTCATCATCTTTAGATGATGTAGAAACAGGAGCATCCTCAAAACCATACACATCATACTCATTACTGCTGCTATTTGTGTCTGCAATCCTCTCCTCTGGCATACTGCGCTGAGTAATCTCCGATACGCCATTGTCGATTCTGTGAACAAGGCTTTCTTCTCTCTGTAGAACTCCCAGCCAAATCAGGCTTTCTTTTGCAGTCATTTTATCCTGCAAACACTTTGATTTCCGTACATGATTCCTTATCTTATCAAAATTGGGAGACATGTGCTTGATTACACCTGTAAGCACACCAGCCTTCCAGACCTTCTTAAGATCATGTGGTTTCTTGTAAGGAGGAACTTGGCCGCTTGGAAGACCCAGGGCGGTCCACCATTCCTCCTTCCCTGAAGGCCACCACGGGGGTGAAGCACCCTTCTCCAATGGGTACTTGCGCTGCGGTGGATCACAATGCTGCATCAATGAGGAAAGCAGTGAACCAAGAGTGGCATCTTGGAGATCCATCAAGCTGTGCTGGCTCTTAGTTCCACCACTCTGGGCAGTAGCGGATACTAAGTTGTCAGACTCGTATTTCTCAATCGCCGCAGGCCCGTTCTTATCAAACTTCACCTTCTCCTTCCACCAAGCTCTGATATTATCGGAAGCGCCACTGACAGGCTTCCCCTTGTCCGGGATGATCCCATAAACGAACCCGCGTGCATTGCACACCTGCATGAGCTTGAGCATATACTTGAGGATCCCGTCGTGTGCCCTTGACATCTTCTTGCGCATGGCCTGGTCGGATATGGGCTTGGGCCTCAACTTCTGCAGCTCTGCCTGCTGCAGGGCAAGCTTGTGCTGCCGCTCCTTGATCCTCCTCAGCCTGACTCTGTCCTTCCACATTCGCCGCGCCAGGTCCTCGGGCTCAATCTCCTCGTCACTGACATCGTTCTCAGTGAGGTTCTGGATGCCCTCCACCTCAAAGTCTGACGAGTCACCCAGCTCCGTCGCAAGCAGGGCAAGTTGATCCATAAGAACTACGGAGTACCACTTCGGTAACGCGGTTAAATTTCAAACTAGGCAACCTCCGGTGGCTAGCTGCGCTGCCCCCATCCACCAAAGGATCACAGCAGCCTGTGCCTGTCCACACGAAATTGGGCCCCTACAGTATCAATCAACACCCAAAAAAAAATGCATAGTCAGTGCGCAACCGACGAAAATGTCAAAACACGCAATTCCCCGCTACTCATTTGCTAATTATATGTACGTACCCATACAGGAATCCGTACCTCCCGCGTTGACCCTACCCTCGCGATTGAGGCGCCAAAACTATAATCCGTATAAGACAACAGCAGACGGCAGCGAGAGGGACGATCGAGCTTAAAAATCCATCCCCCTATCCCCGTTAATCCGCGACCGCACGGAGTAAGAACCCTAATCAGAGCAGCAACCGACGGCCAGAGGGGGTGGCAGTGCGTTCGTACCTGGCGGCGAACGGGGGGAGCGACGCGGAGGTGATGGGTGAGAATTTCTCGTCGAGTGGGACGCTCGAACGAGCGATTTGCTGGGTTGATGGAGAAGATTCGCTTCCCTTCTGGTTATTTATTATTTGAGATTTGGAAATCGGGAgcgaaaaagagagagagagaggaggaagcACGATGGAAGGGAGAAACGGGGCAAGAGCAGGGATGGGCGAAAGCAGACACGAGGCCTCCGTTTGGTGTTTCGGTGGATCCTCTGCTCCGTTCGGTCGTGTTGGACCATATGTGTCGAATGTGTAGTGTGTTGGGCTGTTGTCCGGAAGACCGGACATGTACAGGAGAGCGCCTATTTATTCTCTCCGCAGCCCGCACGTCGGCAGGGGCCACAGCAGGTGCACCCTCCGCGCAGGAGGATCCGGTTCACCGGTCAGCGATGATGCGATGCCGATCCCAATTCCCAAAGTGCGCCGAGCTTTTTCAGTTTCTGCCCGCCGCACCTACAGCGAGTCTATGGCTACGCCCGTGCGTCCCACTGCTCAACAGGCCACTGGCTTCTTACTTGAAGAAGAGGAGAATTGGAGCCAGCCAAGCCAACAACTGTGAATTGTATCGCCTGAGATAATAACGGCACAGTAGCAGGGATCGAGAGCTGACGACGCAGCAGGCTGAGTGCACGTTGGGTGTGTATGTGATCGTGCACAGCCGGCCTGTCGTGGGTGGAGACCGGACGGCGTCGCGGTTCCTGGCGCTGCGCAGTGGTGGGAGGTGAACGAAGGCGGTCGTTGCTTCAACACCCTCCGCCCCCGCTGGGAGGGCACATcgaaccccaaattcagggttgaTCTACTTCATTTTATTTGTTGATTCTATTAACAAAATAGATTTAATCCCTTCGATCCTCATGCAACAGAAGAATGGCAGCAGACCGCAGAACCACTGTATATGAAAATAAGATATATTCCCGGCAAAGGCGTAACATAGCAAATCACTATGCAAGTCCCGTCCATCCGGGCCGCGACAATGGCATAGCAGCGGCGCACGCAGCACGTAATAATCAAAGCCGGAGACGGTACGGTGCGGTACGGTGCTCATGCCGCTCTCAGTCTAGTTCTAGTGTCTCTCCTCTCTCTTGCGGTAGCGCTTGAGGCCGTTGAGGCGGTCGATGAAGACGAGGCCGAATCGGTCCAGGTAAGGGGCGGACAAAGGGGTTCAGATGTATAGATGGCCAATAAACACGAGGTCCACGAGCCTGGTATGAAGTCTGCTGTTTGGGCTTGGTCCGAGTCCGGTTCTATGCGGGTCCGAGTCGGCTCAGCACGAATAAACGGGCCAGGCTCGGACaagaaactaggcacggtgggctaaCCTGTCACggtccgtttacctctaagcctgtTAAGCCCGTTTTTTTACTAAAACGTGCTTATCGGCTCGCTTAGCCCGCTTTTTCGTGTTAAACGGGCCCGCCGACCCGTTTAGACCCactgcgggccgggctcggacagaaaATCAAGCCCGCGGGCTTAGACGGCCCAGCCCGGTTTTCTAACCGTGTCTGGCGGGACGGGCCAAAAacgggccggacttcaccgggctCGGGCTGGACCAGGCCAggtggcccgtttggccatctctattcAGGTGTGTCGTGACAGTGACACACCCACCCTCGGTACCCCTTCGGCCTTACAGTTTTGACGCTTTAGCATGAGCAGACCTAGCCGCGGACGCCTTGCCCAGCCTCAGCGCCGCTAGAACGCCTCGCCTAGTCGGGCGCCCACAGGATTCATCTACGAGGCTGAGCCTCGCGTGGGTTCATCTAGGGATGGCAACGAGGATTTTCCCATCGGGGAATGGCTCCCCATCCCCATCCTCGCAGAGAGGAAAATTCCATGTCCCCGTCCCCGCGAATGCTCACGGGGGAGCTTTTCTGCCATCCTCGTCCCCGTCGGGGAATTTATCCCTGTGGGGAACCCCGTGGAGAATCTGTCCTCACTAGAAGTACAATATTTAAATATAGATTTAAATTAATTGTATCAAATTAATACAAATTTAACAAACAAGATTGAAAACTACACGAGACATctactttagagtttagtttgCTATTTTATAACATGTCATACATTGAGTTTTTATTATAATTCTAACAAATAAATTGACTAACTTGGATAAAAAGTTTCGTGGGGCGGGTACACGGGGAACAGAGACAGGGGATggttccccgtccccgtccccgcaaACCCGACGGGGATTAAATTTCCTTCGTTTAGATCCCCGCGGGGACTAAATTAGTCCCATATCCGTCCCCTATAGGGAAATTCCCCGTGGGGAATCGAGGATCGGGtctccattgccatctctagatcCATCTAGGTGATGTGTGCAGACTAGTCGAATTGTTGTTGGGCTCGTCAAATTATTTCTCCCGTTAATAAGTATATAAATATGTGATCGTACATTTTCTTTCCCCTTTATTTACAATTGATAAGGTGTTGCACATCGGTGAGGAGCAAATGGACAGAGATACATGGGTGCTTATGGTCGATGTTGCTCAGCTTTTGACAACATATTTAGGTTACATGAATTGGCTTTGCAAGAGGGCTCATGGTTGCTGTGTTAATTCTTTTGGGGTCCTTAGAGAAATATGTTGTGTTTACCAAGCAATCACGATTGAGAGCACATGGATTGATATTCAGTAAGCAAATCCACCTATTGGCTTTTATTAAAATTGTAGGTTAGAGTTCATGTTGGAAAATTCATGTTCGAGCGACCGGTTGGGATGCTAGACGATGGAAAAGGTCATTAGTATAAATTTATATATAAATTATAATTGTATATGAAAATTTTATTGCGGCACACCCTATATAAAAACTTAGGTCCGCCACTATGTTTAGCGCAGGTGATTCTGTATTATATCCATGTGAGGAAAAACTAGGGGCAGTAAATTTCTCATCTATGTATTGTTTTAAGTGATCCATGCTGATCTATGAAAGCCTTAAAAGATGGATCTAGAATACTTACAATAGGAGCCTAAAGCGATGCTAAGAGAGGTGTCATATCAATCTCCCATTGACAGATGATCTTCTCGTGGCGATCCACTGTGAAGAATGATAGGTACTTTTCCTTCACTTTTCGCGTCGTTCCTTGAGTtgttgcacctcctcctccttGTCGCACCATTCAGTGTGCTGTCGTGGCACCTCCTCCTCGCGCCTTATGAGGTCATCGAAGGGCTGCTGGAGTGTTAcactcggttttggaaggcaaaccgaatgcgaatcatgtacgtgtcaggattagaaactcacgtacatagcgattacacacattgctcaaagtaaatagcggaaatagtactttattacatcaagatgtccaagacatccatagagtcattaCTTAACATAGTCATTGACATTATCAAAGCGGAAAAGCGAACGTAGCAGATAAGGCCTTCGGAGGTAGCTGACTGAGGGTTTGACACTAACAtaactaaaactcgtcgtagtcctggaactcctcaaagtcctccatgttgcctgtatctcctcctgagcactgaatacagtggggacaacctagggtgggggtggTTTTCTTAAAGCAAGGGTGAATACAGTcaatacacatcaacgtactcagcaaatgtctcgtttggctaaagtggactagttgtatgtggagttaaggttaagcagttgcttttagttagtcaagtatttattattaatagtatagccaagttttagtaataaacccagttattacccaaaagtactccctctaagaggaaataccagagaccaGAATTTTAACCATCaatattaatcatcatcataaaagtatacaaagttcttctaatcaaagaggatcccaaggctgctcttaaccgtgagcacggctaatataccagtttctaacactctgcagaggttgcacactttacccacgagtcgtgatccctttttgcctcgggtcgatcaaaccctcaaacactaccaaggtgagtaggcaaggtttcactatgtaacctttacaaagattccccataaGTCATAGCCACCCgtcaggtttctccagtttgataaacacagtacttctctccataggaagggtgactaacaaaaccaaatcgaaagaacatcggcaaccagcctcggtagagcaagtactgtgcccagaccccattgacggtcctatagcgaagccaactacacctcaagttcctctaattaatcagctaagggcgtctcattccaccctcatggttgtactgttatcctaggtggtcactcaacgaacaggtccttacggagaggtacttaggaaacagcctaagtcccctaaagtatcacaagatcatcatcgggataacatcatcgtatcataaatattcacatcatgttcgttgattaaggtaaagcaataacataaagctaaccatgataacccaaaaggtaaataagggtaaggtaaatatagactagtcaatccttagggttCAATAgagtaatgtgggacagtgaattataaagtagtaggacataataggtcagaggacacttgccttcaccaggttgttggtcAGGAATGTCTTTggcaacacacttaggaaccatgggctgctcgttgtctaaacaaagcgatcatgcatccaatacatttggataaagacacaccaaacatatacaatCAAGTGAACATAAGTTTGATATAGCAGTATAAACACAAAAGGTAAACTTAGGTGCTAGGGTGAACTGGCACACTTAGAGGTTTGTGATTTTCTAAGTATTATCTACCTCCATGGATTACATAAATTAAATGCATTTATCTTAATGGGACACAGAAATTCTACCAGGGATAAATTCATACTTTACATGTTGTTAATCTTACAAagttaaacatctaattaccattagagttttcctttttattttccttattaATAGATAAACCATTACctaaactaacctatagtctaggcataaaactAATGTGTGAGacagtgaatgatcataatttacttagacagagaataatcctatgaacattttgcaatttgaatcactcaatttggagttcatatacaaaagatatgaaataaacatgttttgaagtttaaaatacaaaattaggtccaAATCTGTGATTAATTAAAAGGTCGGGGGTCTGTCTACAAGAGTACAGggacctgcgcgcgaaaaccatggACATCGGGTTGTTTTTCGGAAAACCGAGGGTTTATTTAGCAAAATGGTCGCGTGGAGGGGTATCGGGTCTCCTCAACCGTCAGATCCTCGATCAACGACCAATATTAGATCCGAGTGCGAGCGCGCGGTAAGAGCTGACAGGTGGGCCTGGGGGTTGAGGCACTGACACGAGGGTTCTTGTCGGCACACCCAGATGTGAGATACAAAGCATGTTTTACGGAGGCTCAGCTACAACAGACATCCTCTCTGCATGAACCGTGGACCTTGACACCTACCAGGTGCGTTACATGCAAACGTTTTAATGAACATGGTGCACGCTTATTTTTCAAGTCTGAAGTCATGGAGAAGATGCGGAGCCTTTTGAACCTGAGCCAGGAGAAGGCCTTGCTGTCGGAGAAAGGATCTGCAATGCAAGAGATGTCGTTGAGCCAGTTTTGGCGATGAAAGAAGAAGATATGAAGCTCATGTGTTGGTCGACGCTGACGTGGGGCATGTGACCATTGAGACCGAAGCGGAGGCTGTCGTACAGG contains these protein-coding regions:
- the LOC100216639 gene encoding uncharacterized protein isoform X1, producing the protein MDQLALLATELGDSSDFEVEGIQNLTENDVSDEEIEPEDLARRMWKDRVRLRRIKERQHKLALQQAELQKLRPKPISDQAMRKKMSRAHDGILKYMLKLMQVCNARGFVYGIIPDKGKPVSGASDNIRAWWKEKVKFDKNGPAAIEKYESDNLVSATAQSGGTKSQHSLMDLQDATLGSLLSSLMQHCDPPQRKYPLEKGASPPWWPSGKEEWWTALGLPSGQVPPYKKPHDLKKVWKAGVLTGVIKHMSPNFDKIRNHVRKSKCLQDKMTAKESLIWLGVLQREESLVHRIDNGVSEITQRSMPEERIADTNSSSNEYDVYGFEDAPVSTSSKDDEQDLSPVAQSAVEHVPKRGRERAYNKRPNQIVPGKAKEPPKRKRTRHSSTVTEPDAHRVVDAPENSRNLIPDMNRLDQVEIPGTSNQIVTFDHGGTTTEALQHRGDAQVQVHPPGAEVNSFYSAPTANPTPISIYMGDQPIPYQNNDSTRPRSENSFPVDAHTGLNNLPSSYQNLPPKQSLPLPMMDHHVVPMGIRAPTDSIPYGDHILGGGNSTSVPGDMQQLIDFPFYAEQDKFVGSSFEGLPLDYISISSPIPDIDDLLHDDDLMEYLGT